From Aquila chrysaetos chrysaetos chromosome 3, bAquChr1.4, whole genome shotgun sequence, the proteins below share one genomic window:
- the FAM126A gene encoding hyccin isoform X1 translates to MLAVDTGVVEEWLSEFKTLPEASISSYATNLKDKSALISSLYKVIQEPQNELLEPVCHQLFEFYRSGEKQLLRFTLQFLPELMWCYLAVSASRDLQSSGCIEALLLGVYNLEIVDKEGHSKVLSFTIPSLSKPSVYHEPSSIGSMALTEGALSQHGLSRVVYSGPHPQREMLTAQNRFEVLTFLLLCYNAALSYMPAVSLQSLCQICSRICVCGYPRQQVRKYKGVNSRIPVSSEFMVQMLTGIYYAFYNGEWDLARKAMDDILYRAQLELYPEPLLVANAIKASLPQGAMKSSKEGTRCIQVEITPTSSRISRNAVTSMSIRGHRWKRHEQPENGNTDLAIQEELIEVSETDEGFYSRATSSTSQSALSNSSNMSSKNLLGKSQRRSGGNKAGGKEKEGETCREHLSRKQTQRAMSENLELVSLKRLTLTTSQSLPKPGSHGLARTTTTVFSKSFEQVSGVTVPNNRGVISGTEANRFSACSLQEEKLIYGTERTDLPILSKQPNQQRPPSISITLSTD, encoded by the exons ATGTTAGCTGTTGATACTGGGGTTGTGGAGGAGTGGTTATCAGAGTTCAAG acactGCCAGAAGCATCCATATCCAGCTATGCTACAAACTTGAAAGACAAGAGTGCTTTGATTTCATCTCTTTACAAAGTAATTCAGGAGCCACAGAATGAA cttcTGGAACCAGTTTGTCATCAGCTCTTTGAGTTCTATCGCAGTGGTGAGAAACAATTGCTACGATTCACGCTGCAGTTTCTACCGGAATTGATGTGGTGCTATCTTGCTGTCTCAGCCAGCAGAGACTTGCAGAGCAGTGGATGTATAGAGGCTCTTCTCCTAGGAGTTTATAACTTG GAGATAGTTGACAAAGAGGGACATAGCAAAGTGCTGAGTTTCACGATTCCATCTTTGTCCAAACCTTCAGTCTATCATGAA CCTTCCAGCATTGGCTCCATGGCTCTCACTGAAGGAGCTTTATCGCAGCATGGTTTGTCCAGGGTTGTATACAGTGGACCTCATCCTCAGAGGGAGATGTTAACAGCACAGAACAG GTTTGAAGTGCTgactttccttctgctctgttacAATGCTGCCTTAAGCTACATGCCCGCAGTTTCTCTTCAGTCATTGTGTCAAATTTGTTCAAG AATTTGTGTCTGTGGATATCCTCGCCAACAAGTGAGAAAGTACAAGGGAGTCAACAGTAGGATACCAGTTTCATCTGAATTCATGGTGCAAATGCTAACAGGGATTTATTATGCCTT TTATAATGGAGAATGGGACCTGGCTCGTAAAGCTATGGATGACATTTTGTATAGAGCACAGCTGGAACTGTATCCAGAACCTCTGCTG GTTGCTAATGCAATAAAAGCTTCACTGCCTCAGGGTGCCATGAAATCTAGTAAAGAAGGTACAAGATGCATTCAGGTTGAAATTACACCTACTTCATCCAGGATATCAAGAAATGCTGTGACTAGCATGTCTATCCGTGGGCATAGATGGAAAAGGCATG AACAACCAGAGAATG GTAATACTGATTTAGCAATTCAAGAAGAACTGATAGAAGTATCTGAAACTGATGAAGGTTTTTACTCTAGGGCTACCTCTAGTACAAGTCAGTCTGCCCTATCTAACAGCAGCAACATGAGCAGTAAGAACCTTTTAGGGAAGAGCCAGCGACGGTCTGGAGGAAacaaagctggaggaaaagaaaaagaaggagaaaccTGCAGAGAACACTTGTCACGAAAACAAACTCAGAGAGCCATGAGTGAGAATCTAGAGCTTGTCTCTCTGAAGAGACTAACACTGACAACTAGCCAGTCCCTGCCTAAGCCAGGCAGCCATGGTCTGGCCAGAACGACCACTACTGTGTTTAGTAAATCCTTTGAACAGGTCAGTGGTGTCACAGTTCCAAATAATCGTGGAGTTATATCTGGTACAGAGGCAAACAGGTTTTCAGCTTGCagtcttcaggaagaaaaactgataTATGGAACAGAAAGAACAGATCTTCCAATTTTAAGCAAACAACCTAATCAGCAGCGACCTCCTAGTATTAGCATAACTTTGTCAACAGATTGA
- the FAM126A gene encoding hyccin isoform X3, translated as MLAVDTGVVEEWLSEFKTLPEASISSYATNLKDKSALISSLYKVIQEPQNELLEPVCHQLFEFYRSGEKQLLRFTLQFLPELMWCYLAVSASRDLQSSGCIEALLLGVYNLEIVDKEGHSKVLSFTIPSLSKPSVYHEPSSIGSMALTEGALSQHGLSRVVYSGPHPQREMLTAQNRFEVLTFLLLCYNAALSYMPAVSLQSLCQICSRICVCGYPRQQVRKYKGVNSRIPVSSEFMVQMLTGIYYAFYNGEWDLARKAMDDILYRAQLELYPEPLLVANAIKASLPQGAMKSSKEGTRCIQVEITPTSSRISRNAVTSMSIRGHRWKRHEQPENGNDATELGNFIIPEISVTSVAGERTGNGEKSRALAENDVQHLQGVQETATDPRTDSKGMPEIRRQKSVRKMMEDGINSSGRVQF; from the exons ATGTTAGCTGTTGATACTGGGGTTGTGGAGGAGTGGTTATCAGAGTTCAAG acactGCCAGAAGCATCCATATCCAGCTATGCTACAAACTTGAAAGACAAGAGTGCTTTGATTTCATCTCTTTACAAAGTAATTCAGGAGCCACAGAATGAA cttcTGGAACCAGTTTGTCATCAGCTCTTTGAGTTCTATCGCAGTGGTGAGAAACAATTGCTACGATTCACGCTGCAGTTTCTACCGGAATTGATGTGGTGCTATCTTGCTGTCTCAGCCAGCAGAGACTTGCAGAGCAGTGGATGTATAGAGGCTCTTCTCCTAGGAGTTTATAACTTG GAGATAGTTGACAAAGAGGGACATAGCAAAGTGCTGAGTTTCACGATTCCATCTTTGTCCAAACCTTCAGTCTATCATGAA CCTTCCAGCATTGGCTCCATGGCTCTCACTGAAGGAGCTTTATCGCAGCATGGTTTGTCCAGGGTTGTATACAGTGGACCTCATCCTCAGAGGGAGATGTTAACAGCACAGAACAG GTTTGAAGTGCTgactttccttctgctctgttacAATGCTGCCTTAAGCTACATGCCCGCAGTTTCTCTTCAGTCATTGTGTCAAATTTGTTCAAG AATTTGTGTCTGTGGATATCCTCGCCAACAAGTGAGAAAGTACAAGGGAGTCAACAGTAGGATACCAGTTTCATCTGAATTCATGGTGCAAATGCTAACAGGGATTTATTATGCCTT TTATAATGGAGAATGGGACCTGGCTCGTAAAGCTATGGATGACATTTTGTATAGAGCACAGCTGGAACTGTATCCAGAACCTCTGCTG GTTGCTAATGCAATAAAAGCTTCACTGCCTCAGGGTGCCATGAAATCTAGTAAAGAAGGTACAAGATGCATTCAGGTTGAAATTACACCTACTTCATCCAGGATATCAAGAAATGCTGTGACTAGCATGTCTATCCGTGGGCATAGATGGAAAAGGCATG AACAACCAGAGAATGGTAATGATGCTACTGAATTGGGCAACTTTATCATACCTGAGATTAGTGTCACAAGTGTGGCTGGAGAGAGGACCGGGAATGGGGAAAAGAGCAGAGCACTAGCAGAGAATGATGTTCAGCATTTACAGGGAGTACAGGAAACAGCTACAGATCCTAGAACTGACAGCAAAGGCATGCCAGAAATCAGGAGGcaaaaatctgtaagaaaaatgaTGGAGGATGGAATAAACTCATCTGGCAGAGTGCAGTTTTAG
- the FAM126A gene encoding hyccin isoform X2, translating into MLAVDTGVVEEWLSEFKTLPEASISSYATNLKDKSALISSLYKVIQEPQNELLEPVCHQLFEFYRSGEKQLLRFTLQFLPELMWCYLAVSASRDLQSSGCIEALLLGVYNLEIVDKEGHSKVLSFTIPSLSKPSVYHEPSSIGSMALTEGALSQHGLSRVVYSGPHPQREMLTAQNRFEVLTFLLLCYNAALSYMPAVSLQSLCQICSRICVCGYPRQQVRKYKGVNSRIPVSSEFMVQMLTGIYYAFYNGEWDLARKAMDDILYRAQLELYPEPLLVANAIKASLPQGAMKSSKEGTRCIQVEITPTSSRISRNAVTSMSIRGHRWKRHGNTDLAIQEELIEVSETDEGFYSRATSSTSQSALSNSSNMSSKNLLGKSQRRSGGNKAGGKEKEGETCREHLSRKQTQRAMSENLELVSLKRLTLTTSQSLPKPGSHGLARTTTTVFSKSFEQVSGVTVPNNRGVISGTEANRFSACSLQEEKLIYGTERTDLPILSKQPNQQRPPSISITLSTD; encoded by the exons ATGTTAGCTGTTGATACTGGGGTTGTGGAGGAGTGGTTATCAGAGTTCAAG acactGCCAGAAGCATCCATATCCAGCTATGCTACAAACTTGAAAGACAAGAGTGCTTTGATTTCATCTCTTTACAAAGTAATTCAGGAGCCACAGAATGAA cttcTGGAACCAGTTTGTCATCAGCTCTTTGAGTTCTATCGCAGTGGTGAGAAACAATTGCTACGATTCACGCTGCAGTTTCTACCGGAATTGATGTGGTGCTATCTTGCTGTCTCAGCCAGCAGAGACTTGCAGAGCAGTGGATGTATAGAGGCTCTTCTCCTAGGAGTTTATAACTTG GAGATAGTTGACAAAGAGGGACATAGCAAAGTGCTGAGTTTCACGATTCCATCTTTGTCCAAACCTTCAGTCTATCATGAA CCTTCCAGCATTGGCTCCATGGCTCTCACTGAAGGAGCTTTATCGCAGCATGGTTTGTCCAGGGTTGTATACAGTGGACCTCATCCTCAGAGGGAGATGTTAACAGCACAGAACAG GTTTGAAGTGCTgactttccttctgctctgttacAATGCTGCCTTAAGCTACATGCCCGCAGTTTCTCTTCAGTCATTGTGTCAAATTTGTTCAAG AATTTGTGTCTGTGGATATCCTCGCCAACAAGTGAGAAAGTACAAGGGAGTCAACAGTAGGATACCAGTTTCATCTGAATTCATGGTGCAAATGCTAACAGGGATTTATTATGCCTT TTATAATGGAGAATGGGACCTGGCTCGTAAAGCTATGGATGACATTTTGTATAGAGCACAGCTGGAACTGTATCCAGAACCTCTGCTG GTTGCTAATGCAATAAAAGCTTCACTGCCTCAGGGTGCCATGAAATCTAGTAAAGAAGGTACAAGATGCATTCAGGTTGAAATTACACCTACTTCATCCAGGATATCAAGAAATGCTGTGACTAGCATGTCTATCCGTGGGCATAGATGGAAAAGGCATG GTAATACTGATTTAGCAATTCAAGAAGAACTGATAGAAGTATCTGAAACTGATGAAGGTTTTTACTCTAGGGCTACCTCTAGTACAAGTCAGTCTGCCCTATCTAACAGCAGCAACATGAGCAGTAAGAACCTTTTAGGGAAGAGCCAGCGACGGTCTGGAGGAAacaaagctggaggaaaagaaaaagaaggagaaaccTGCAGAGAACACTTGTCACGAAAACAAACTCAGAGAGCCATGAGTGAGAATCTAGAGCTTGTCTCTCTGAAGAGACTAACACTGACAACTAGCCAGTCCCTGCCTAAGCCAGGCAGCCATGGTCTGGCCAGAACGACCACTACTGTGTTTAGTAAATCCTTTGAACAGGTCAGTGGTGTCACAGTTCCAAATAATCGTGGAGTTATATCTGGTACAGAGGCAAACAGGTTTTCAGCTTGCagtcttcaggaagaaaaactgataTATGGAACAGAAAGAACAGATCTTCCAATTTTAAGCAAACAACCTAATCAGCAGCGACCTCCTAGTATTAGCATAACTTTGTCAACAGATTGA
- the FAM126A gene encoding hyccin isoform X4: MLAVDTGVVEEWLSEFKTLPEASISSYATNLKDKSALISSLYKVIQEPQNELLEPVCHQLFEFYRSGEKQLLRFTLQFLPELMWCYLAVSASRDLQSSGCIEALLLGVYNLEIVDKEGHSKVLSFTIPSLSKPSVYHEPSSIGSMALTEGALSQHGLSRVVYSGPHPQREMLTAQNRFEVLTFLLLCYNAALSYMPAVSLQSLCQICSRICVCGYPRQQVRKYKGVNSRIPVSSEFMVQMLTGIYYAFYNGEWDLARKAMDDILYRAQLELYPEPLLVANAIKASLPQGAMKSSKEGTRCIQVEITPTSSRISRNAVTSMSIRGHRWKRHEQPENGNDATELGNFIIPEISVTSVAGERTGNGEKSRALAENDVQHLQGVQETATDPRTDSKGMPEIRRQKSVILI; the protein is encoded by the exons ATGTTAGCTGTTGATACTGGGGTTGTGGAGGAGTGGTTATCAGAGTTCAAG acactGCCAGAAGCATCCATATCCAGCTATGCTACAAACTTGAAAGACAAGAGTGCTTTGATTTCATCTCTTTACAAAGTAATTCAGGAGCCACAGAATGAA cttcTGGAACCAGTTTGTCATCAGCTCTTTGAGTTCTATCGCAGTGGTGAGAAACAATTGCTACGATTCACGCTGCAGTTTCTACCGGAATTGATGTGGTGCTATCTTGCTGTCTCAGCCAGCAGAGACTTGCAGAGCAGTGGATGTATAGAGGCTCTTCTCCTAGGAGTTTATAACTTG GAGATAGTTGACAAAGAGGGACATAGCAAAGTGCTGAGTTTCACGATTCCATCTTTGTCCAAACCTTCAGTCTATCATGAA CCTTCCAGCATTGGCTCCATGGCTCTCACTGAAGGAGCTTTATCGCAGCATGGTTTGTCCAGGGTTGTATACAGTGGACCTCATCCTCAGAGGGAGATGTTAACAGCACAGAACAG GTTTGAAGTGCTgactttccttctgctctgttacAATGCTGCCTTAAGCTACATGCCCGCAGTTTCTCTTCAGTCATTGTGTCAAATTTGTTCAAG AATTTGTGTCTGTGGATATCCTCGCCAACAAGTGAGAAAGTACAAGGGAGTCAACAGTAGGATACCAGTTTCATCTGAATTCATGGTGCAAATGCTAACAGGGATTTATTATGCCTT TTATAATGGAGAATGGGACCTGGCTCGTAAAGCTATGGATGACATTTTGTATAGAGCACAGCTGGAACTGTATCCAGAACCTCTGCTG GTTGCTAATGCAATAAAAGCTTCACTGCCTCAGGGTGCCATGAAATCTAGTAAAGAAGGTACAAGATGCATTCAGGTTGAAATTACACCTACTTCATCCAGGATATCAAGAAATGCTGTGACTAGCATGTCTATCCGTGGGCATAGATGGAAAAGGCATG AACAACCAGAGAATGGTAATGATGCTACTGAATTGGGCAACTTTATCATACCTGAGATTAGTGTCACAAGTGTGGCTGGAGAGAGGACCGGGAATGGGGAAAAGAGCAGAGCACTAGCAGAGAATGATGTTCAGCATTTACAGGGAGTACAGGAAACAGCTACAGATCCTAGAACTGACAGCAAAGGCATGCCAGAAATCAGGAGGcaaaaatct GTAATACTGATTTAG